One genomic window of Quercus robur chromosome 6, dhQueRobu3.1, whole genome shotgun sequence includes the following:
- the LOC126732831 gene encoding putative oxidoreductase TDA3 yields MTVSVVPSVSISSFLRQTRNARTFPIITLIRCSSSKSSTMEEHPKRVVVCGGGVIGVCTAYFLAKRGAAVTLVEKSAVACAASGKAGGFLALDWCDSGALSSLARASFDLHRSLAQELDGPQSYGYRPLTTLGLSIAETESQATPSASGSKPSSVPNWVDGPVRSPKIIGTPDTTAQVHPQLFTRTLISKAVENYGAEVVIGKLESVEVEEGRVKSVALEGGRVIESDAVVLALGPWSCKLELLSSIFRVHGLKAHSIVLEPKNPDSITPHALFLTYHPSQGGKPLDPEVYPRPTGEVYLCGMSAEEEVPDDPEQIVGNPEAIKVLKRVAKTVSSQLGEGEAEVKAEQACFLPCTDDSVPVIGEVPGIRGCYVATGHSCWGILNGPATGAAMAELVLDGRASIVDLTVFSPARFVGRSRRGKV; encoded by the exons ATGACGGTTTCTGTTGTACCTTCCGTGTCTATCTCTTCATTTCTCCGACAAACCCGAAACGCTAGAACCTTCCCCATCATCACATTGATCCGGTGCTCCTCATCAAAATCATCGACCATGGAGGAGCATCCAAAGCGCGTGGTGGTCTGCGGCGGCGGAGTCATCGGAGTCTGCACGGCTTATTTTTTAGCGAAGAGAGGCGCCGCCGTGACGCTCGTCGAGAAATCCGCCGTGGCATGCGCCGCTTCCGGAAAAGCCGGTGGGTTTCTCGCTCTCGACTGGTGCGACAGTGGGGCCCTCTCTTCTCTCGCCCGCGCCAGCTTCGATCTCCACCGTTCACTAGCCCAAGAACTCGACGGCCCCCAATCCTACGGCTACAGACCCCTCACCACTCTCGGCCTCTCCATCGCCGAAACCGAGTCCCAAGCCACTCCCTCCGCCTCCGGTTCCAAACCCTCCAGTGTGCCTAATTGGGTTGATGGGCCGGTTCGGAGCCCCAAAATCATTGGGACCCCTGATACCACGGCCCAAGTTCACCCCCAGTTATTCACTCGGACCCTGATTTCGAAAGCGGTTGAGAATTACGGTGCGGAGGTGGTGATTGGGAAATTGGAGAGCGTGGAGGTGGAGGAAGGCCGAGTCAAATCGGTGGCGCTCGAAGGTGGCCGAGTTATTGAGTCGGATGCGGTGGTTTTGGCGCTTGGACCTTGGTCTTGTAAATTGGAGCTATTGTCATCGATATTTAGAGTGCACGGTTTGAAAGCTCATAGCATTGTTTTGGAGCCTAAAAACCCCGATTCTATAACCCCACATGCACTTTTCCTAACTTACCATCCATCTCAAGGAGGAAAACCCTTGGACCCCGAAGTGTATCCTCGTCCCACAG GGGAGGTGTACTTGTGTGGGATGTCTGCGGAGGAAGAGGTACCGGATGATCCGGAGCAAATAGTTGGGAACCCGGAGGCGATAAAGGTGCTAAAGAGGGTGGCTAAGACTGTGTCGAGTCAATTGGGGGAAGGAGAGGCGGAAGTGAAGGCGGAGCAAGCGTGTTTCTTGCCTTGTACTGATGATAGTGTGCCTGTGATAGGGGAGGTTCCGGGGATTCGAGGTTGTTATGTGGCAACTGGCCATAGTTGTTGGGGTATTTTGAATGGTCCTGCCACTGGGGCTGCAATGGCTGAGCTTGTGTTGGATGGGCGTGCTTCAATTGTGGATCTTACTGTGTTTAGTCCTGCTAGATTTGTTGGGCGTAGCAGGAGAGGAAaggtttga